ACAGGAGCCGATGATGACCTGCTCGACGTCGGTGCCGGCGACCTCGCTGACGGGCACGACGTTGTCGGGCATCGACGGCTCGGCGATGAGCGGCTCGAGCTCCGAGAGGTCGACCGTGATCTGGTCGGCGTACTCGGCGTCCTCGTCGGGCGAGAGCTCGACGTACTCGTCCTCGCGGCCGAGCCGCGAGAGGTAGTCCTCGGTCTGCTCGTCCGTCGGGAAGATCGAGGTGGTGGCACCGAGCTCCGTGCCCATGTTGGTGATCGTCGTCCGCTCGGGCACGGTCAGGTTCTCGACGCCGGGGCCGGTGTACTCCAGCACCTTGCCGACGCCGCCCTTGACGGAGAGCCGCCGGAGGAGCTCGAGGATGACATCCTTCGCGGTGGCCCACTCGGGCAGTTCGCCCTCGAGGCGGACGTTGACGACCTCGGGCATCTCGATGTAGTAGGCGCCCCCGCCCATCGCGACGGCGACGTCGAGGCCGCCGGCGCCGATGGCCAGTTCGCCGAGCCCGCCGGGGGTCGGCGTGTGGGAGTCGGATCCGAGCATCGTCTTGCCCGGCGCCGCGAAGTTCTCCTTGTGGACGTTGTGGCAGATGCCGTTACCCGGCCGCGAGAAGTGCGCGCCGAACTTGCCGGCGGCGGAGCGGAGGAACCGGTGGTCGTCCGTGTTCTTGAAGTCGAACTGATAGGTCTGGTGGTCGCAGTACTGGGCGGCCAGTTCCGTCTGGACCTCGTCGAGGTCCAGCGCCTCGAACTGCAGCCACACCAGCGTACCCGTCGTGTCCTGCGTCAGGACCTGGTCGATCTCGATCCCGATTTCCTCACCGGGCGTGAGCTCGCCCTCGACGAGGTGATCGTCGAGAATTTTCTCCGTGAGCGTCTGTCCCATAACGTACGTACGTGGACGGTCGCCGGGTATAAATCCCGCGTATTCGCAAACGTTGTTCGTGCAGGACTTGCGTCCGTTCCGGCGCGGGTCTCTGCGACCGTCCCGGTACGGGTGGTAGCTATGGTGGTTCTCGATGCGGGTGGTAACGCCTATGGTGGCCCCGTTCCGAGCGCGGGTATGTTCCGAAGCGGTGCGTTCGTCGCGGAGCGACTGGGCGAGTTGCGCAGCGAGCAGGTCCAGCCCAACGGCGTCGACCTCACGCTGGAGACCGTCTACGAACAGGTCGAACCGGGCCGGATCGAGCGGAGCGACAAGACCGTCGGCGACCGGCGAGAGCTGTCGTCGGACGGCGACGCTTACGGCCTGGAGCCCGGCGGCTACGTCGTCGAGTACGGCGAGCGGGTCGCCGTGCCCGAAGGCCACGTCGGCTTCGTCCTCCCGCGCTCGTCGCTCATGCGCAACTCCTGCATGCTGAACACGGCGGTCTGGGACGCCGGCTACGAGGGCCGCGGCGAGGGCCTGCTGCAAGTCCACCACCCGATCGAACTCGAACCGGGCGCACGCATCGCGCAGTTCGTCCTCGCCGAGGCCGGCCACGAGGACACCTACGACGGGACGTATCAGGGCGAGAACCTCTGAGCGTTCCCGCTCACGCCGTCCCGTCACCCAGTCAGCACGGTAGTGTTCAGATTAGCTGATTCCATGCGAAGCTGAACGATTTGAGCCAGTCGTCGGCTATGTCCGCTTCGGCGTTGCTGAAGCAGTTTGAGAACGAAGATGTCCGTCGTTTTATTTCTCGAAAGACACGTTCGACACTGTTTCGATTTCCATGGCGTTCATATCTGAAATCGAGGCCGTGTCGCTGGCAGGCGTCTTTCAGCGGTGTCGCACCATCGACGAGAAAGACGGCGTCGTCGACATCGTGTTTCTCGCGGAGCTCGGTGAAGAACGCACGAGCGAGAACGTTTGTTTTCGTCGGTTCAAGCTGTGTATGGAGTAATTCGTTCGTGTCTGGATCGACGGCAGCGTACAGCCAGTAGTGCTCGTCATCGAGTTGGATCACGGTTTCGTCGACCGCGACGTGATCCGGTTCTCGCCCATCCTGGGGCTGTAGATCGGCTTTGTGAACCCAGTTGTGAACGGTTGACCGAGCGCGTTGGACACCGAATACCTCAAGAAACGAGACAGTATTCGAAAGCGAGAGTCCAGCCAGATGCAGCTGAATACTGAGCTTCATCAGTAGTCGCGGTGTCGCTTCTCGCTCCACAAACTCTAACTCGATCTGGTCCAAACAACCGTTGAGGCGGTCGGTTTTTGGCATAGAGCACTAAAAACCCCATCCGCCTCACCTTTCAAGCTTATCTGAACACCGCCGTCAGCACAGGCAAAAGACCTAAGGTTTGTTGTGTCCTACCACACTGTGCATCACTTCGGAGGTGATGCCACCCAGGGCAGTTCCCGTCTGAGCGAGCGCGGACGGCACGCTAGCCCGGATTCGTCAGTCTGGTCACCGGGCCGCGGCGCGCTGCTCGCGCCCGGCCCACTTTCCCGCCCCGTAGCCGGCGGTCTCGCCGCCCTGCCGGCCGGGGCGGTCCATCTGTACGTCGGCTGTAGCCGCGTCCGCGTTCGCCGCAGCGCCGGCCAGCTGCATCGCGGGCGCCGGCCGGCAGTACGCCGCGGTCTTTTCAGCCTCTGAAACGACCCATCGGTACTTACGGCGGTCGCCGGCAAACGGGAGAGCGTATGAGTTTCAATCACGGTATCTACGTACTCGACGGCGACGACGGGGACGAGTGGGTCACGCCCCGGCCCGTCGACGAGGTGGTGGTCGACGCCGTCGCGGCGTCGACCGATCTGGAACGGGGTGACCTCGACGCCATCGACGCCTACGCCGACCTCGACGAGGTCGCGGCGGTCGTCGCCGACGGTGACCGCGAGTCCGTCACCTTCCCCGTGGAGGGGCACGAGGTGACGCTCACCCGCGAGGGCGACGTCTCCGTGGCGTGAGCGGTGGGAGACCCCTCCCGTCTGCCCGATAGCGTCGCCGCTCTGCCCCGACCGCATCACCTTTGACGGGCGCGCTCCCAGCACGCTCTATGACTCGCGTCGCGCTGATCGCTCACGACGAGAAGAAGCCCGACATCATCGACCTCGCCCAGGAGTACGAGGCGGTCCTGTCGACGTTCGACCTCGTCGGCACGGGCACCACGGGCAAGCGCATCACCGAGGAGACCGACCTGCACGTCAACCGCAAGAAGTCCGGTCCCATCGGCGGCGACACCCAGATCGGTGCCGAGGTGGCCGACGACGCGATCGACGCCATCGTCTTCCTCCGCGACCCCCTGACGGCCCAGCCCCACGAGCCGGACATCTCCGCCCTGCTGCGCATCTGCGACGTCCACGACGTCCCGCTGGCGACCACCCGCACCGCCGCCGAGTACGTGCTCGAGGGGCTGGCGCGCGACACCGGCAACGCCGACCTGCTCTAGTACTCCGGCCGCTCCTCGTACTCGATGGGGTCGCGCTCGTCGAGCCGCTGGAACGCCTGGAGCCGGTAGGCGCAGGCGTCGCAGGTGCCACAGGCGGGCGCCTCGGCGCGGTAGCAGCTCCATGTGTCCTCGTACGGGACGCCCAGTTCCAGCCCGCGCTCGGCGATGTCCGTCTTCGACCACTCGACGAACGGCGCTTCGATCGAAACCGCCGTGTCGGGGTGCGTGCCGACGTCGACCACGTCCTCGAACGCCTCGAAGAAGGCGGGCCGGCAGTCGGGGTACCCGGAGAAGTCTTCGCTGTGGGCGCCGATGAACACGGCCGCACAGTCGTTGGCCTCGGCGTAGGCGACGGCCATCGACAGCAGGTTGGCGTTCCGGAAGGGGACGTAGGTGTCCGGCACCGCCTCGGCGTCGAGGTCGGCGTCCTCGACGGCCTCGTCCTCGTCGGTCAGCGACGACCCGCCGATGGCCCGGAGGTGGTCGGTCTCGACGTGGAGGAACTCCGCCGCGTCGACGTGGCCGGCCAGCGCCTCGGCGCACGCCCGCTCGCGGTCCTCGGTCCGCTGGCCGTAGCTGGTGTGCAGCAGGTACAGGTCGTCGTACCCCTGCGCCCGCGCCTCGTAGGCCGCCGTCGCGCTGTCCATCCCGCCGGAGGCCAGCACGACGGCCGCGTCTCCGCTGGAGTGCCCGTCGGTGGTGTCGGCGGCGTCGGTCTCGCCGTCCGCCGGGCCGCCGGTCGTCTCGTCGTCCGATGCGTCCGCGGTGTCGTCGGTGGTGGTGTCGTCCGTAGTCATGGTCGTGCGCTCTCGCACGCTCGTCTGGCTCGCCCGCTCAGGTCCCCGGCGCGTCGTTCCACAGGTCCACGTGCAGCCGGGGCGTGTACCGGTAGCCGCGCTCCGCCGCCAGCTCGGCGACGGTGCGGCGCGTCTCGTCCAGTTCCTCGCGCGTCCGCCCCTCGGGCATCAGGAGGACGTCCGCGTCGCGGACGGGGACGCTCGTCGCCTCCCGGACCCGATCGACCAGGTCCTCGATCTCCGGCAGGTCGCCCTTACCTGTGACGACGAAC
This genomic interval from Halomicrobium urmianum contains the following:
- a CDS encoding IS6 family transposase — protein: MPKTDRLNGCLDQIELEFVEREATPRLLMKLSIQLHLAGLSLSNTVSFLEVFGVQRARSTVHNWVHKADLQPQDGREPDHVAVDETVIQLDDEHYWLYAAVDPDTNELLHTQLEPTKTNVLARAFFTELREKHDVDDAVFLVDGATPLKDACQRHGLDFRYERHGNRNSVERVFREIKRRTSSFSNCFSNAEADIADDWLKSFSFAWNQLI
- a CDS encoding deoxyuridine 5'-triphosphate nucleotidohydrolase — encoded protein: MFRSGAFVAERLGELRSEQVQPNGVDLTLETVYEQVEPGRIERSDKTVGDRRELSSDGDAYGLEPGGYVVEYGERVAVPEGHVGFVLPRSSLMRNSCMLNTAVWDAGYEGRGEGLLQVHHPIELEPGARIAQFVLAEAGHEDTYDGTYQGENL
- a CDS encoding methylglyoxal synthase, translated to MTRVALIAHDEKKPDIIDLAQEYEAVLSTFDLVGTGTTGKRITEETDLHVNRKKSGPIGGDTQIGAEVADDAIDAIVFLRDPLTAQPHEPDISALLRICDVHDVPLATTRTAAEYVLEGLARDTGNADLL
- the queC gene encoding 7-cyano-7-deazaguanine synthase QueC — protein: MDSATAAYEARAQGYDDLYLLHTSYGQRTEDRERACAEALAGHVDAAEFLHVETDHLRAIGGSSLTDEDEAVEDADLDAEAVPDTYVPFRNANLLSMAVAYAEANDCAAVFIGAHSEDFSGYPDCRPAFFEAFEDVVDVGTHPDTAVSIEAPFVEWSKTDIAERGLELGVPYEDTWSCYRAEAPACGTCDACAYRLQAFQRLDERDPIEYEERPEY
- a CDS encoding HalOD1 output domain-containing protein, translating into MSFNHGIYVLDGDDGDEWVTPRPVDEVVVDAVAASTDLERGDLDAIDAYADLDEVAAVVADGDRESVTFPVEGHEVTLTREGDVSVA